In a single window of the Micrococcaceae bacterium Sec5.7 genome:
- a CDS encoding RHS repeat-associated core domain-containing protein, protein MGTAAAACAAPPVGASTYTYDANGNTTRGGTPTSTWNTFDQLASHTAGSTTSFAYAGPSNTERTAAGATSYLNGSLGITQQTTAGASTSFIRDPAGTLISMRNSAGASFYYTTDALGSVIALTDSTQAKAATYTYDSWGNTTQTGTQAAANPWRYAGGYKDDPTGLTKFGARYYAPGNGRFTQPDPSGQEGNRYLYAGASPCNFTDPTGLSACSGLTAAAAGIGVFAAGLFGFSLFVDSSVIGLPAGLSLGVLSGVAAAFGALTAGAAFVACQ, encoded by the coding sequence ATGGGTACCGCCGCTGCGGCCTGCGCCGCGCCACCGGTCGGTGCCTCGACCTACACTTATGACGCGAACGGCAACACCACCAGGGGCGGCACACCCACCAGCACCTGGAACACCTTCGACCAGCTGGCCTCACACACCGCGGGATCGACGACTAGCTTCGCCTACGCCGGACCCTCCAACACCGAGCGCACCGCGGCCGGAGCCACCAGCTACCTCAACGGCTCCCTCGGCATCACCCAGCAGACGACCGCCGGCGCAAGCACCTCGTTCATCCGCGACCCGGCGGGTACGCTCATCAGCATGCGCAACAGTGCCGGGGCCAGCTTCTACTACACCACCGACGCGCTCGGCTCCGTCATCGCCCTCACCGACAGCACCCAGGCCAAAGCAGCCACCTACACCTACGACTCCTGGGGCAACACCACCCAGACCGGGACACAGGCCGCGGCCAACCCATGGCGCTACGCCGGCGGCTACAAAGACGACCCCACCGGACTCACGAAGTTCGGTGCACGCTACTACGCCCCCGGCAACGGCCGCTTCACCCAACCCGACCCCTCCGGGCAAGAGGGAAACAGGTATCTCTATGCAGGGGCCAGCCCCTGCAATTTCACAGATCCCACCGGACTCAGCGCATGTTCTGGACTTACCGCAGCTGCAGCGGGCATCGGAGTATTCGCCGCAGGTCTGTTTGGGTTCTCTCTCTTTGTGGACTCCTCGGTGATCGGCCTCCCGGCAGGATTGAGCCTCGGAGTTCTGTCCGGAGTGGCGGCAGCGTTCGGCGCCCTGACCGCTGGTGCAGCGTTCGTGGCATGTCAGTAA
- the istA gene encoding IS21 family transposase — translation MELRVDVFAQIRRDARMDGLSIRRLAKKYRVARRTVRQALASAEPPSRKIPVRVAPKLDQFKPAIDEMLKQDLVAPRKQRHTAQRIFDRLIDEHRAEVSYSTVRQYVKARRVRIEYEAGKTSLEVFIPQEHAPGAEAEVDFGEVWVDLAGVRTKCYMFAFRLSFSGKAVHRVYPTQGQEAFLEGHLDAFATIGGIPTGHIRYDNLTAAVKTVLGTGRGRVENDRWVLFRSHCGFDPFYCQPGLAGAHEKGGVEGEVGRFRRNHLSPVPAVASLAELNEQIMVWDEADDRRRISGKLRPVADDYAAERPLLNPLPAEAFDPGLVLTPRVDRSSLIRVRMVKYSVPVRFIGHRVRVSLKASEVVVFDGRAVIAKHPRMTGREGSQVNLDHYLEVLKRKPGALPGSTALAQARAAGVFTPAHDAFWAAARRTDGDSEATRQLVDVLLLHRSMDAADVIAGITAALEVGAVTADVVAVEARLAASERGGAGWVRPDCGSGATTDLREHRIVSLTQRRLADPAAVIAGLPPDNRPLPSVAGYDELLTRRTTPPVPTVQENIS, via the coding sequence ATGGAGTTGAGGGTGGATGTTTTTGCTCAGATCCGGCGGGACGCACGAATGGATGGCTTGTCCATTCGGCGATTGGCGAAGAAGTATCGTGTTGCGCGGCGAACGGTTCGTCAGGCGCTGGCATCGGCGGAGCCGCCGAGCCGAAAGATCCCGGTCCGGGTCGCCCCTAAGTTGGATCAGTTCAAGCCTGCCATTGACGAGATGCTGAAGCAGGATCTGGTTGCGCCGCGGAAGCAGCGGCATACCGCTCAGCGGATCTTTGACCGCCTCATCGATGAACACCGGGCAGAGGTTTCGTATTCGACGGTGCGCCAGTATGTGAAGGCCCGCCGGGTCCGGATCGAGTATGAGGCCGGCAAAACATCTCTGGAGGTGTTCATTCCTCAGGAACACGCCCCGGGTGCTGAGGCTGAAGTCGATTTTGGTGAAGTGTGGGTTGATCTGGCCGGGGTCCGCACGAAGTGTTACATGTTCGCGTTCCGGCTCTCCTTCTCCGGAAAGGCTGTCCATCGGGTCTACCCGACGCAGGGCCAGGAAGCGTTTCTGGAGGGTCACCTTGACGCCTTCGCGACCATTGGCGGCATCCCCACCGGGCATATCCGCTACGACAATCTCACGGCCGCGGTGAAGACTGTCCTGGGAACCGGTCGCGGAAGGGTGGAGAACGACAGGTGGGTGCTTTTTCGTTCGCATTGCGGCTTTGACCCGTTTTATTGCCAGCCGGGTCTGGCTGGGGCTCATGAGAAGGGCGGGGTTGAAGGAGAGGTCGGCAGGTTCCGCCGCAACCACCTTTCCCCGGTGCCGGCGGTCGCGTCGCTGGCTGAGTTGAATGAGCAGATCATGGTCTGGGACGAGGCTGATGACCGGCGCCGGATCAGCGGGAAACTCCGGCCGGTAGCCGATGACTACGCTGCCGAGCGGCCACTGCTCAATCCCTTGCCTGCCGAGGCCTTTGACCCCGGGCTGGTGCTGACTCCCAGGGTTGACCGGTCATCGCTGATCCGGGTTCGGATGGTGAAGTACTCAGTGCCGGTCCGGTTCATTGGCCACAGGGTCCGGGTTTCCTTGAAAGCCTCCGAAGTCGTTGTCTTCGACGGCCGTGCCGTGATCGCCAAACACCCGCGGATGACGGGCCGTGAGGGCAGCCAGGTGAACCTCGATCATTACCTTGAAGTCCTCAAACGCAAGCCCGGCGCGTTGCCGGGGTCCACCGCACTGGCGCAGGCCCGGGCAGCCGGGGTGTTCACGCCCGCTCATGACGCGTTCTGGGCCGCGGCCAGGCGGACCGACGGTGATTCGGAGGCCACGCGTCAGCTGGTCGATGTCCTGCTGCTCCACCGGTCCATGGATGCTGCGGATGTGATCGCCGGCATCACCGCGGCCCTGGAGGTCGGCGCCGTCACGGCTGACGTGGTCGCTGTTGAAGCCCGCCTGGCCGCCTCTGAACGGGGTGGTGCGGGGTGGGTCCGGCCCGATTGCGGTTCCGGTGCAACAACGGATCTGCGTGAGCACAGGATTGTCAGTCTCACCCAGCGCCGTCTGGCGGATCCGGCAGCCGTCATAGCCGGCCTGCCGCCGGATAACCGGCCCCTGCCCTCGGTGGCCGGCTATGACGAGCTCCTTACCCGCAGAACCACGCCACCAGTCCCGACCGTGCAGGAGAACATCTCATGA
- the istA gene encoding IS21 family transposase has protein sequence MVRKIKAKLVLQLRNQGLSGRAISLAQGMSRHSVQAVIDAADQLGLGWDDVAEKSEGEVYLALFPGRGVRESVFAQPDWVQVHRELARVGVTLKLLHQEYLDGCGRAGQAAMSYDRFCRLYGDYANVTGASSRVGHKAGRGVEVDWSGPTMQLVDPATGEVSKVYLFVACLPFSRYAFVEATLDMRQESWLRAHAAMFAFFGGTVPRLVPDNLKTGVISHPREGEVVLNDAYREMAAHYSAAVLPGRVRHPKDKASVENTVSHVATWVIAGLRQEQFTSLVQLRARIREQIDAYNRQPFQKREGSRLSVFTAEEKPLLQPLPAVTFEISTWTYGRKVSRNGHVVWSKNFYSVPFTHIGAHVDLRVTDTVLEIYRGDERLTSHLLLPVTTTNQYRTNEADLPEGHSWQAWDRARIDAWALRMGPATGTVIEKIFESVRIEEAGYDPALAVLRLSRRFSPARVEAACQLALRGPIRSPRYAHLRPILDTGQDKTGHVEEPDDQDGGYVRGSSYYAGGTR, from the coding sequence ATGGTACGGAAGATCAAGGCGAAGCTCGTCTTGCAGTTGCGTAACCAGGGCCTGTCCGGCAGAGCGATCTCGCTTGCTCAGGGCATGTCCAGGCACAGCGTTCAGGCGGTGATCGATGCTGCGGATCAGCTCGGGCTCGGTTGGGACGACGTTGCGGAGAAGTCTGAGGGCGAGGTGTATCTGGCGCTGTTTCCCGGTCGCGGGGTGCGGGAGAGCGTGTTCGCGCAGCCGGACTGGGTCCAGGTGCACCGCGAGCTGGCCAGGGTTGGGGTGACGTTGAAGCTGCTGCACCAGGAGTATCTCGACGGGTGCGGTCGGGCCGGGCAAGCGGCGATGAGTTATGACCGGTTCTGCAGGCTTTACGGCGATTACGCCAACGTCACTGGCGCGTCGTCTCGGGTCGGCCATAAGGCCGGCCGCGGCGTCGAGGTCGACTGGTCCGGGCCGACGATGCAGCTCGTTGACCCGGCAACGGGAGAGGTCTCGAAGGTGTATTTGTTCGTCGCGTGCCTGCCGTTCAGCCGGTATGCGTTCGTGGAGGCGACGTTGGATATGCGGCAGGAGTCGTGGCTGCGCGCGCATGCGGCGATGTTCGCATTCTTCGGCGGCACGGTCCCGAGGCTCGTCCCCGACAACCTCAAGACCGGGGTGATCTCTCACCCGCGCGAGGGCGAAGTCGTCCTCAACGACGCCTATCGGGAGATGGCGGCGCATTATTCGGCGGCGGTACTACCGGGCCGGGTGCGGCACCCGAAAGACAAAGCCAGCGTAGAAAACACTGTCTCCCACGTCGCCACCTGGGTGATTGCGGGTCTGAGGCAGGAGCAGTTCACCAGCCTGGTGCAGCTGCGGGCCCGGATTCGGGAGCAGATCGATGCCTACAACCGACAGCCGTTCCAGAAGCGGGAGGGCTCCCGGCTGAGCGTGTTCACGGCCGAGGAGAAGCCGCTGCTGCAACCGTTGCCGGCGGTGACTTTCGAGATCAGCACCTGGACATATGGGCGCAAAGTAAGCCGGAACGGACACGTGGTCTGGTCAAAAAACTTCTACTCCGTCCCGTTCACCCACATCGGCGCGCATGTTGATCTTCGCGTCACGGACACCGTGCTCGAGATCTATCGGGGTGATGAGCGCCTGACCAGCCACCTGCTGCTGCCCGTGACGACGACGAACCAGTATCGGACGAACGAAGCCGACCTTCCCGAGGGGCACAGCTGGCAAGCCTGGGACCGGGCCCGGATCGACGCCTGGGCGTTACGGATGGGACCGGCGACCGGGACCGTGATCGAGAAGATCTTCGAGTCTGTCCGCATCGAGGAAGCCGGCTACGACCCGGCCCTGGCGGTGCTGCGTCTGTCTCGTAGGTTCTCACCAGCCCGGGTGGAAGCCGCATGCCAGCTCGCGCTGCGCGGTCCGATACGATCGCCCCGTTACGCCCACCTGCGGCCGATCCTGGACACCGGGCAGGACAAAACCGGGCACGTCGAGGAGCCTGATGACCAAGATGGCGGATACGTGCGCGGCAGCTCCTACTACGCAGGAGGGACCCGATGA
- a CDS encoding ATP-binding protein, giving the protein MSRLDTETKRKLREMNAGELLEAIDTQDETLSISLPFEDRLRLVVDDAYASFTHAKVTGLIRRAGLRYPNADLRRIDLLDERGLDRPLLSQLGTCSFVARQQNVVFQGFTGSGKSYLGCAIAKRACEHRIRAHYVRMPDLEEAWVAAQDTPGGSGKFLRKYAAFTLLVIDEWLLDRPTESMRTMLLELMERRYGETSTVFCTQYSQKDWHQRLGSGVHADAIMDRIIHNTIWVETGNYNMREHTALATA; this is encoded by the coding sequence ATGAGCCGCCTGGACACGGAAACCAAACGCAAGCTGCGGGAGATGAACGCGGGCGAGCTGCTGGAGGCCATAGATACCCAAGACGAGACGCTGAGCATCAGCCTGCCGTTCGAAGATCGTCTCCGGCTGGTCGTCGATGACGCCTACGCGTCGTTCACCCATGCCAAAGTCACCGGCCTGATCCGGCGGGCGGGGCTGCGCTACCCGAACGCTGACCTGCGCCGCATCGACCTCCTCGACGAGCGAGGTCTTGACCGGCCGCTGCTGAGCCAGCTCGGCACCTGCTCGTTCGTGGCCCGGCAGCAGAACGTTGTCTTCCAAGGGTTCACCGGGTCGGGGAAGTCCTACCTGGGATGCGCGATCGCTAAACGCGCATGCGAACACCGCATCCGCGCGCATTACGTCCGCATGCCCGACCTCGAGGAAGCCTGGGTCGCCGCCCAAGACACCCCTGGCGGATCCGGCAAGTTCCTGCGCAAATATGCGGCATTCACCCTGCTGGTCATTGATGAGTGGCTGCTGGATCGGCCCACGGAATCGATGCGCACCATGCTGCTGGAACTGATGGAACGCCGCTACGGGGAGACGTCAACAGTGTTCTGCACCCAGTACTCGCAGAAGGACTGGCACCAGCGGCTCGGCTCCGGCGTTCACGCCGACGCGATCATGGACCGGATCATCCACAACACGATCTGGGTCGAGACAGGCAATTACAACATGCGCGAGCACACAGCACTCGCAACCGCCTAG
- a CDS encoding RNase H family protein, protein MDPSRANIQSDSCAALRLLRTVGACRQPAACTTNQIKLARRILEESGHIPVQFRWVKGHQGNEMNEAADRLAVLARHNREFGVTNEVGKRMFRDLRDQLVAA, encoded by the coding sequence ATGGACCCCTCAAGAGCGAATATTCAGTCAGATTCCTGCGCGGCTCTGCGCCTGCTGCGTACCGTCGGAGCCTGCCGCCAGCCTGCCGCGTGCACGACCAATCAGATCAAGCTCGCCCGAAGGATCCTCGAAGAATCCGGCCACATCCCGGTCCAGTTCCGCTGGGTGAAGGGCCACCAGGGCAACGAGATGAACGAAGCCGCGGACCGGCTCGCCGTCCTGGCCCGCCACAACCGGGAATTCGGCGTCACAAACGAGGTCGGCAAGAGGATGTTCCGGGACCTCCGCGACCAGCTCGTCGCCGCCTGA
- the istB gene encoding IS21-like element helper ATPase IstB, whose translation MSPTNPVVVSTTLRRRRGLTEEAATAAVDHACRRLRLPTIRAVLTEALTVAGKEQLSYQGFLAELLLAECDDRDRRSSVRRVKSANFPRDKWLGDFDYDANQNINQATVNTLATGDWIRKGHPLCLIGDSGTGKSHLLIGLGTAAAEKGFRVKYILATRLVNELVEAEDEKVLAKTIARYGRVDLLCIDELGYMELDKRGAELLFQVLTEREEKASVAIATNESFSRWTKTFTDPRLCAAIVDRLTFKGTIIETGTDSYRLAQTKNQQH comes from the coding sequence ATGAGCCCGACCAACCCCGTTGTTGTCTCCACCACCCTGCGCCGCCGCCGCGGGCTGACGGAGGAGGCCGCGACCGCGGCCGTGGATCATGCCTGCCGGCGCCTCCGATTGCCGACGATCCGGGCGGTCCTTACCGAGGCACTGACGGTGGCGGGAAAGGAGCAACTCTCCTATCAGGGATTCCTGGCGGAGCTGTTGTTGGCCGAGTGTGATGACCGGGACCGGCGCAGCTCCGTCCGCCGGGTGAAGTCCGCGAACTTTCCGCGCGATAAATGGTTGGGCGACTTCGACTACGACGCGAACCAGAACATCAACCAGGCGACGGTCAATACCCTGGCCACCGGGGACTGGATCCGCAAAGGCCATCCACTGTGTCTGATCGGGGACTCCGGGACAGGCAAATCCCACCTCCTCATCGGCCTGGGCACCGCGGCGGCGGAGAAAGGGTTCCGGGTCAAGTACATCCTCGCCACCCGGCTGGTGAACGAACTGGTCGAGGCAGAGGATGAGAAAGTCCTGGCGAAAACCATCGCCCGGTACGGGCGGGTGGATTTGCTCTGCATCGACGAACTTGGCTACATGGAACTGGACAAGCGCGGCGCCGAACTGCTGTTCCAGGTCCTGACAGAACGTGAAGAGAAAGCGTCTGTGGCGATCGCGACAAACGAATCCTTCTCCCGGTGGACGAAAACCTTCACCGACCCGCGGCTCTGCGCGGCGATCGTTGACCGCCTGACGTTCAAAGGAACCATCATCGAGACCGGCACCGACTCCTACCGCCTCGCGCAAACCAAAAACCAACAGCACTAG